A genomic window from Anthocerotibacter panamensis C109 includes:
- the psaB gene encoding photosystem I core protein PsaB, which produces MATRFPKFSQDLAQDPTTRRIWYGIATAHDFESHDGMTEETLYQKIFASHFGHIAIIFLWASSFNFHVAWQGNFEQWLTDPTKVKPIAHAIFDPHFGPGAVKAFTPEGGSGPVNIMYSGLYYFWYTIGIRHNSELYEGAIFLILLAALFLAAGWLHLQPRFRPSLAWFKNAESRLNHHLSALFGVSSLAWAGHMVHVAIPRAYGKEVNWSNFLQIAPHDAGLSAFFTGNWGAYAQPGANGSPPILTFIGGLNPQTGSLPLGDIAHHHLAIAVIFIIAGHMYRTNFGIGHNLKELVDGQVWPGVGAGHRGLYDTVNNSLHFQLSLALASLGTVTSLVAQQMYALPPYAFMAKDHTTMAALYTHHQYIAGFLLVGAFAHAAIFWVRDYDPEANKDNVLARVLAHKEAIISHLSWVSLFLGFHTLGLYVHNDVMQAFGRPEDQILIEPVFAQWVQAQSGVLIPGMAPIFGFLQDNATLGTTPAAAGTFGLGWFCSVNGGPGLTEAATGILKTCFDNGYGKLETPVFLPIGPGDFLVHHAIALGIHTTVLILVKGALDARGTKLMPDKKDFGYAFPCDGPGRGGTCDISAWDAFYLSMFWMLNTLGWITFYWHWKHLAIWTDNVASFNTNSVYLMGWLRDYLWAYSSPLINGYGPSAAVNNLSVWSWMFLFGHLVWATGFMFLISWRGYWQELIETLVWAHERTPLANLVRWKDKPVAMSIVQGRLIGLAHFTVGYILTYAAFVIASTAGLST; this is translated from the coding sequence ATGGCAACACGGTTTCCCAAATTTAGCCAGGACCTGGCCCAAGACCCGACCACACGTCGGATTTGGTACGGGATTGCGACAGCCCACGACTTTGAAAGTCACGATGGGATGACAGAGGAGACGCTGTATCAAAAGATCTTCGCCTCCCACTTCGGTCACATTGCCATCATCTTTTTGTGGGCTTCTAGCTTTAACTTCCACGTTGCTTGGCAAGGTAACTTCGAGCAATGGCTCACCGACCCGACCAAGGTCAAGCCCATTGCCCACGCTATCTTTGACCCTCACTTCGGTCCTGGGGCGGTCAAAGCCTTCACCCCTGAAGGAGGAAGCGGCCCGGTCAACATCATGTACTCGGGGCTGTACTACTTCTGGTATACCATCGGCATCCGGCACAACAGTGAGTTGTACGAAGGGGCCATTTTCTTGATCCTGTTGGCGGCGCTGTTTTTGGCGGCGGGCTGGCTGCACCTGCAACCGCGCTTCCGTCCTTCGCTCGCTTGGTTCAAGAACGCGGAATCCCGCCTCAACCACCACCTCTCGGCACTCTTTGGGGTCTCTTCCCTGGCCTGGGCGGGTCACATGGTCCATGTGGCAATTCCTCGGGCCTACGGTAAGGAAGTTAACTGGAGCAACTTCCTCCAGATTGCTCCCCATGATGCGGGTCTGAGTGCTTTCTTCACGGGTAACTGGGGAGCTTACGCACAACCTGGAGCCAACGGGAGCCCACCGATTCTGACCTTTATTGGGGGCCTCAACCCTCAGACTGGTTCTCTACCGTTGGGGGATATAGCCCACCACCATCTGGCGATCGCGGTCATCTTCATCATCGCCGGTCACATGTACCGGACAAACTTCGGGATTGGTCACAACCTGAAGGAATTGGTGGATGGTCAGGTCTGGCCGGGGGTCGGTGCTGGTCACCGGGGCCTCTACGACACGGTCAATAACTCTCTGCACTTCCAGCTCTCGCTAGCCCTGGCTTCTTTGGGGACGGTGACTTCGCTGGTGGCGCAGCAGATGTATGCCCTGCCACCCTACGCCTTCATGGCGAAGGATCACACCACAATGGCTGCTTTGTACACCCATCACCAGTACATTGCAGGTTTTCTGTTGGTTGGAGCTTTTGCGCATGCGGCGATTTTCTGGGTCAGGGACTATGACCCCGAGGCTAACAAGGACAACGTCCTGGCACGAGTGCTGGCCCACAAAGAAGCGATTATCTCGCACCTGTCCTGGGTCTCGCTGTTCCTGGGCTTCCATACCCTGGGTCTTTACGTCCACAACGACGTAATGCAGGCTTTTGGGCGTCCTGAGGACCAGATCTTGATCGAGCCGGTCTTTGCTCAGTGGGTCCAAGCCCAGTCTGGGGTACTCATTCCCGGTATGGCTCCGATCTTCGGTTTCCTGCAAGATAACGCGACTCTGGGGACTACCCCGGCAGCGGCAGGGACCTTCGGTCTGGGCTGGTTCTGCTCGGTCAACGGTGGTCCTGGTTTGACCGAAGCAGCCACGGGTATCCTCAAGACCTGTTTTGACAATGGCTACGGCAAGCTGGAAACTCCCGTCTTCCTGCCCATCGGTCCTGGTGACTTTCTGGTCCACCACGCTATTGCACTGGGGATTCATACCACGGTCTTGATTCTGGTCAAGGGTGCGTTGGATGCTCGGGGTACCAAGCTGATGCCCGATAAAAAGGACTTCGGCTATGCGTTCCCCTGCGATGGGCCGGGACGGGGTGGTACGTGCGATATCTCTGCTTGGGACGCCTTCTACCTCTCCATGTTCTGGATGCTGAACACCCTCGGGTGGATAACGTTCTACTGGCACTGGAAGCATTTGGCGATCTGGACGGATAACGTCGCTTCCTTCAACACCAACTCCGTCTACCTGATGGGTTGGCTGCGCGATTACCTCTGGGCGTACTCTTCGCCCCTGATCAATGGCTACGGCCCTAGTGCAGCGGTGAACAACCTGTCGGTCTGGTCCTGGATGTTCCTTTTTGGACACTTGGTCTGGGCAACAGGCTTCATGTTCCTGATCTCTTGGCGTGGTTATTGGCAGGAGCTGATTGAGACCTTGGTCTGGGCGCACGAGCGTACTCCGCTCGCTAACCTCGTCCGCTGGAAGGATAAACCGGTGGCTATGTCCATCGTGCAGGGTCGTCTGATTGGTCTCGCTCACTTCACTGTGGGGTATATCTTGACCTACGCGGCCTTCGTCATCGCTTCTACGGCAGGTTTGAGTACCTGA
- a CDS encoding sigma-70 family RNA polymerase sigma factor produces MDNALPLSWLPERFQPVPVQQLSVIELVERCQRGLLPDRAAFSELLRRHQVYVDRLLFHLAPEWPDRPDLAQEVWLRVYRSIKRLEETRKFRGWLSRITTNLFYDELRKRKRQRPALSLDAPIITAEGSVDWDLPTLDQGPAEALASQEFYDRLNRAIADLPEVFRTTIILRELEGLAYEEIAECLNISVGTVKSRIARARRRLQEELTPYLNDA; encoded by the coding sequence ATGGACAATGCGCTTCCCCTGTCCTGGCTTCCTGAGCGATTCCAGCCGGTCCCTGTCCAACAACTCTCCGTGATCGAACTGGTCGAGCGCTGCCAAAGGGGGCTACTGCCCGACCGTGCCGCCTTCTCCGAACTGTTACGTCGGCATCAGGTCTATGTAGACCGCCTCCTGTTTCACTTGGCCCCCGAATGGCCCGACCGGCCCGATTTGGCCCAGGAAGTGTGGCTTAGAGTCTACCGCTCGATCAAGCGCTTGGAGGAGACCCGCAAGTTCCGGGGTTGGTTGAGCCGTATCACCACCAATCTCTTCTACGACGAGCTACGCAAGCGCAAACGCCAACGCCCAGCCCTCTCCCTTGATGCCCCGATTATCACCGCTGAGGGCAGCGTTGATTGGGACCTGCCCACGCTCGACCAGGGTCCGGCTGAAGCCCTCGCCTCCCAGGAATTCTATGACCGGCTCAATCGGGCCATTGCTGACTTGCCTGAAGTCTTCAGGACCACTATTATTTTGAGGGAGTTGGAAGGGTTGGCCTACGAAGAGATTGCGGAATGTCTCAACATCTCGGTTGGCACAGTCAAGTCCCGGATTGCTCGGGCGCGGCGTCGCCTCCAGGAGGAGCTCACCCCCTACCTCAACGATGCCTAG
- a CDS encoding anti-sigma factor family protein gives MLDDKHFERLSAYLDGELSPQECRAVEAWLQSNPEAQQSYCRLRRLSCALDYVPAGPGTEIDPERLFRRAQKHTVALWSSVGGAAAAVVVGMLYLPALMAPMQALGTPTVRISQYLLEDTAPVDPYTVLLSDEMVAPQK, from the coding sequence ATGCTTGATGACAAACACTTCGAACGGCTCAGTGCCTATCTAGATGGGGAGTTAAGCCCCCAGGAATGTCGTGCTGTAGAAGCGTGGCTGCAATCCAATCCTGAAGCCCAGCAGTCCTATTGCAGGCTCCGTCGCCTCTCCTGTGCCTTGGACTATGTCCCAGCCGGACCTGGAACAGAAATTGATCCCGAGCGTCTCTTTAGACGAGCCCAAAAGCATACGGTAGCCCTTTGGAGTTCCGTAGGCGGGGCTGCAGCCGCAGTGGTGGTGGGGATGCTCTACTTGCCAGCCCTGATGGCACCCATGCAGGCCCTGGGTACCCCTACTGTGCGCATCAGCCAGTATCTTCTAGAGGATACGGCCCCAGTGGACCCCTACACGGTTTTACTTAGCGATGAAATGGTGGCTCCACAAAAATAG
- the mltG gene encoding endolytic transglycosylase MltG, with amino-acid sequence MSKLQWTLLGGLLVLTLGLGLWSGWQQMLQPVGGVPVRVRIQPGMGATAIGQLLEQKKIIRSALGFQIYLWSHRLGNKLRAGLYDLDPQYPVPDLTRQLVEGRVVQARFTIPEGWNLQQIAHFFAQNNYFPEDKFWTLVKGKDRLQVPWLPQQLTQLEGFLFPDTYQMDLDQVSASFVVRQMLTRFEQVALPLYKANKTSLSLVEWVTLASIVEKEAVVPQERPLIAGVFLARLRLGIPLGSDPTVEYAFNLTQTPDRRLTTREVRQPSPYNTYVHPGLPPTPIAASGLASLQSVTAPATTDYLFFVARYDGTHIFSRTLQEHERAKRQIQTQRRQRVQSPLP; translated from the coding sequence ATGAGTAAACTACAGTGGACGCTCCTGGGGGGGCTGTTGGTCCTGACTCTGGGTCTGGGGCTTTGGTCTGGTTGGCAACAGATGCTCCAGCCCGTGGGGGGAGTGCCGGTCCGGGTCCGCATCCAACCGGGCATGGGAGCCACCGCCATCGGTCAACTCCTCGAACAAAAGAAAATTATCCGCTCCGCTCTGGGTTTTCAGATTTACCTCTGGAGCCATCGTCTGGGCAACAAGCTAAGAGCGGGTCTCTATGACCTCGACCCCCAATATCCTGTCCCTGACCTTACGCGCCAGTTGGTGGAGGGACGCGTGGTTCAGGCCCGGTTCACGATCCCTGAGGGCTGGAATCTACAGCAGATAGCCCATTTTTTTGCTCAAAACAACTACTTCCCCGAGGACAAGTTTTGGACCCTGGTTAAGGGCAAAGACCGCCTCCAGGTGCCTTGGCTACCGCAGCAGCTCACCCAATTGGAGGGCTTCCTTTTTCCAGATACCTATCAGATGGATCTCGACCAGGTGAGTGCATCTTTTGTGGTCCGTCAGATGCTCACCCGCTTTGAACAGGTCGCGCTGCCTCTTTACAAAGCAAACAAAACCTCACTCTCTTTAGTGGAATGGGTGACCCTGGCGAGCATCGTCGAGAAAGAAGCTGTGGTCCCCCAAGAGCGCCCGTTGATCGCGGGCGTTTTTCTAGCCCGCCTGCGTCTGGGTATTCCCCTGGGCTCTGACCCGACCGTGGAATATGCCTTCAACCTCACCCAAACTCCCGACCGCCGTCTCACCACCCGCGAAGTTCGCCAGCCTTCGCCCTACAATACCTATGTCCATCCAGGTCTGCCGCCAACACCCATTGCTGCTAGCGGTTTAGCTAGTCTCCAGAGCGTTACAGCTCCAGCAACCACCGACTATCTGTTCTTTGTCGCCCGCTACGATGGCACCCATATCTTTAGCCGTACCCTCCAGGAACATGAACGCGCTAAACGACAGATTCAGACACAACGTCGCCAACGGGTCCAGAGTCCATTACCCTAG
- a CDS encoding ATP-binding protein codes for MNIAVEQAKQESRERLGMAVLVVRQMLERYIDQIHPPPPTPVATAPAPGVLAPTAADLQPIMTALQGLRQGLQETLDAFEPAPLVRLCRAFGLSPFERNILLLGVAQELFPDAARLFAMAQGQETVTYPTIHLALQVLPDGDWSAFAPEAPLSYWQLLEVSDAPVLSLSPLTLDPSILFYLLDEPYHDRQLADLLKPLPLAPSNGLQPSHQRLADQLATPWLRTHDPYPVVQLCGDDLAAKRAIVRAACTQAGWSLLRLALPAPAITISSFQALRRRIERAALLTKSVLLLDCDQLNAADSLTHQLLGQLVEQVQTPCLITSRDRYAFAQRPLVTYDVPQLTADEQRAVWQTALGPIASALNGQVEALVAQFNLGAPAIQVACTQALNQFQAAQNPDDLPIADFGAALWTICRMQARPRLDDLAQHITAQVDWEDLVLPRQQSNILREIAAHVHQRTTVYRSWGFAGRSGRGLGITALFYGVSGTGKTTAAEVLSTALNLDLYRIDLSQVVSKYLGETEKNLRQVFNAAEEGGVILLFDEADALFGKRTEVKDSHDRHANVEVSYLLQRMEAYQGLAILTTNMKSALDNAFQRRIRFVVEFPFPDATQRAELWRRVFPKAMPQEGLNVQQLAQLSVSGGSIRNIALNAAFIAADTGEPVMMKHILVAARSEYIKLGKGLTDAEIKGWL; via the coding sequence ATGAATATTGCTGTCGAACAAGCCAAGCAAGAGAGTCGCGAACGATTGGGGATGGCGGTACTCGTGGTGCGCCAGATGTTGGAGCGCTATATCGACCAGATCCATCCCCCACCCCCCACCCCTGTAGCGACGGCTCCCGCACCTGGAGTCTTAGCTCCTACCGCAGCGGACCTGCAACCCATCATGACCGCGCTTCAGGGTCTGAGACAGGGGTTACAAGAAACGCTTGACGCCTTTGAGCCCGCGCCTCTGGTCCGACTCTGTCGCGCCTTCGGTCTGTCTCCCTTTGAGCGCAATATTCTGTTGTTGGGGGTCGCCCAGGAATTGTTCCCGGATGCAGCCCGTCTTTTTGCGATGGCTCAAGGCCAGGAGACTGTGACCTATCCCACCATTCATCTGGCGTTGCAGGTACTTCCTGACGGGGATTGGAGCGCCTTTGCCCCTGAAGCCCCTCTGAGCTACTGGCAGTTGCTTGAGGTTTCCGACGCGCCTGTACTCAGCCTCAGCCCGCTCACGCTCGACCCGAGTATCCTTTTTTATCTTCTGGACGAGCCCTACCATGACAGACAACTCGCTGACCTCCTGAAGCCGCTCCCCCTGGCCCCGAGTAACGGGTTACAGCCCTCCCACCAGCGCCTTGCTGACCAGTTGGCTACCCCTTGGCTGCGGACACACGACCCCTATCCGGTGGTCCAGCTCTGTGGCGACGATCTGGCGGCCAAACGCGCCATTGTCCGCGCCGCCTGTACGCAGGCCGGGTGGAGTCTGCTGCGGCTGGCACTCCCCGCGCCAGCCATTACCATCAGCAGTTTTCAGGCGCTACGTCGGCGTATTGAGCGTGCTGCTCTGTTGACCAAAAGTGTACTTCTGCTCGATTGTGACCAGTTAAATGCCGCCGATAGTCTGACGCACCAACTCCTCGGTCAGCTTGTGGAGCAGGTACAGACTCCATGCCTGATTACCAGCCGCGACCGCTACGCCTTTGCACAGCGGCCCCTAGTCACCTATGATGTCCCCCAACTGACCGCTGATGAGCAGCGTGCGGTCTGGCAGACAGCGCTAGGACCCATTGCCTCCGCGCTCAACGGGCAAGTGGAAGCCCTCGTGGCCCAGTTCAACCTCGGGGCTCCTGCGATCCAGGTCGCTTGTACCCAAGCTCTAAACCAATTTCAGGCAGCACAAAACCCCGATGACCTCCCGATTGCAGACTTTGGAGCGGCCCTCTGGACCATCTGTCGAATGCAAGCCCGCCCCCGCCTCGACGACTTGGCCCAGCACATCACAGCCCAGGTAGATTGGGAAGACTTAGTTCTGCCTCGGCAACAGTCCAACATCCTCCGTGAGATCGCAGCACACGTCCACCAGCGCACCACGGTATACCGTAGTTGGGGCTTTGCAGGCCGTAGCGGACGGGGTTTGGGCATCACAGCGCTCTTTTATGGCGTCAGTGGCACGGGTAAAACCACCGCTGCTGAAGTCCTGTCTACCGCCCTCAACCTTGACCTCTACCGCATCGACCTCTCACAGGTAGTCAGTAAGTACCTAGGTGAGACCGAAAAAAACCTGCGTCAGGTCTTCAATGCCGCTGAGGAAGGGGGGGTCATCCTCCTGTTTGACGAAGCCGATGCCCTCTTTGGCAAACGCACCGAGGTCAAAGACTCCCACGACCGCCACGCCAATGTCGAGGTCAGCTATCTGCTCCAGCGCATGGAAGCCTATCAGGGACTCGCCATTCTGACTACGAACATGAAAAGTGCGCTCGACAACGCCTTCCAACGCCGGATACGGTTTGTGGTCGAATTTCCCTTCCCGGACGCCACCCAGCGGGCGGAACTCTGGCGGCGTGTTTTCCCTAAAGCTATGCCCCAGGAAGGTTTAAACGTTCAACAGCTCGCGCAGTTGAGCGTTTCTGGAGGCAGTATCCGCAATATCGCGCTCAATGCCGCCTTTATCGCCGCCGATACCGGAGAGCCAGTCATGATGAAACACATCCTGGTCGCAGCCCGCAGCGAGTATATCAAATTAGGTAAAGGTCTGACAGACGCCGAGATTAAAGGCTGGCTGTGA
- a CDS encoding YqeG family HAD IIIA-type phosphatase: MNYQQLLTPTITCSGSVVDLDLDALVERGIKGLILDFDDTLLPLGALVVDPAVAQWVDRAKALFQVWIVSNNPNRKFLTTMGNLLGVQTIHAANKPSRKALRRVLESMQLTAAQVAVIGDRLLTDVLVGNRLGMTTILVAPPGPSRIFWRGGLIRRLENFLVRPIGG, encoded by the coding sequence ATGAATTATCAACAGTTACTCACCCCTACTATTACCTGCTCAGGTTCTGTCGTAGACCTGGATCTCGATGCCCTGGTGGAGCGGGGGATCAAAGGTCTTATCTTGGATTTTGATGACACCCTGCTACCTCTGGGCGCGTTGGTGGTGGACCCAGCAGTAGCCCAATGGGTAGACCGAGCGAAAGCGCTCTTTCAGGTGTGGATTGTCAGCAATAACCCCAACCGGAAGTTTTTGACCACGATGGGTAACTTACTGGGCGTCCAGACCATCCATGCAGCCAATAAGCCCTCCCGTAAGGCACTACGCCGTGTCCTCGAAAGTATGCAGTTGACCGCTGCTCAGGTGGCAGTCATTGGCGACCGCCTGCTCACTGATGTCCTAGTGGGCAACCGCCTCGGCATGACAACCATCCTCGTCGCCCCCCCCGGTCCCTCCCGCATCTTCTGGCGGGGTGGTCTGATCCGCCGCCTGGAGAACTTTTTAGTCCGCCCAATAGGAGGGTAA
- a CDS encoding type III pantothenate kinase yields MWLAIDIGNTHQHWGWFERGELVLAADYSHSYWDERVFERAQEIVVASVVPDRLERWRFYRKVRVLDLDDLSLRGSYETLGVDRALNLLGAGYRYGFPVLVVDFGTAITLTAADPLGQFVGGCIMPGFHMQFQALHSHTARLPEVQLPEQLPPPMAHDTAQAIQSGVVKLTLAGLEQYLIAWRLSQPKGKVIATGGDSALVYRWVPHLFDVHDAQVSLWGIYATAHR; encoded by the coding sequence ATGTGGTTGGCGATTGATATCGGGAATACGCATCAGCATTGGGGATGGTTCGAGCGTGGGGAGTTGGTCCTTGCTGCTGATTACAGCCACAGTTATTGGGATGAGCGCGTCTTTGAACGGGCTCAAGAAATCGTAGTGGCTTCGGTTGTCCCGGATCGTCTAGAGCGTTGGCGTTTTTACCGTAAGGTACGGGTCTTGGACCTAGATGACCTGTCGCTGCGGGGGAGCTATGAAACCCTAGGGGTGGACCGGGCGCTCAATCTACTGGGGGCGGGTTATCGCTATGGTTTTCCAGTGTTGGTCGTCGATTTTGGTACCGCGATTACGCTCACTGCTGCGGATCCGTTGGGGCAGTTTGTGGGGGGCTGCATTATGCCGGGGTTCCATATGCAATTCCAGGCACTCCACAGTCATACCGCCCGTCTTCCTGAGGTCCAACTGCCAGAACAACTGCCGCCGCCGATGGCTCACGACACCGCCCAGGCGATCCAGAGCGGGGTTGTGAAATTGACGCTGGCGGGCCTGGAACAGTACTTGATAGCGTGGCGTCTGAGCCAACCAAAGGGTAAGGTCATTGCGACCGGCGGCGATAGTGCCCTAGTTTACCGCTGGGTGCCCCATCTTTTTGATGTCCACGATGCCCAGGTTAGCTTGTGGGGAATTTATGCGACGGCTCATCGTTAG
- a CDS encoding eCIS core domain-containing protein — MYDLKKKNTFIPSTPAITLKSVHQAIPEHLATAAPIQQERAATPASLQARRSPEHGNWLEQVDPQAIFQGSGSPLPTTVMAKYERLLPGIGLSHVRLHQGATVDSHLQRSGLQGLTDGANIAISSRAQTGVIEHELGHVAQRQVTGFNLNEGSRGSYEQDADHISAKLVANQPIQLKALQAKCATCEQEEQPQLMANLMTGTLAPNLQAWGFTVDWRTVATWGSCITAAIAVVKAVADCAIKCGKAAGIVTIDVATSPLDLIPALGEVLVVIEAWATVAATVECSVALIALAKEVSGVLTLLAGILALLQSSERSQETKNQINQAQQKIQQLQQQSQQQQQQIQQLQKQQQHPQHP, encoded by the coding sequence ATGTACGACCTAAAAAAGAAAAACACGTTTATCCCTAGCACTCCTGCCATCACCTTAAAGTCAGTCCACCAGGCAATACCAGAACACCTAGCCACCGCCGCGCCCATCCAGCAGGAGCGAGCGGCGACTCCAGCCTCCCTCCAGGCACGGCGTAGCCCCGAGCATGGTAACTGGCTCGAACAGGTGGACCCCCAGGCTATTTTTCAGGGTAGTGGCAGCCCTCTACCTACTACAGTCATGGCAAAGTATGAGCGGTTGCTGCCCGGTATCGGCCTGAGCCATGTGCGCCTCCACCAGGGGGCGACAGTAGATAGCCACCTCCAGCGCTCCGGGCTGCAAGGGCTGACTGATGGAGCGAATATTGCCATCTCCAGCCGTGCCCAGACGGGGGTAATAGAGCACGAGTTGGGCCATGTAGCCCAGCGGCAGGTGACAGGTTTCAACCTCAATGAGGGGAGCCGGGGCAGCTACGAGCAGGACGCTGACCATATTTCAGCAAAGCTGGTCGCCAACCAGCCCATCCAGTTAAAAGCACTACAAGCCAAGTGCGCCACTTGTGAGCAAGAAGAACAACCCCAACTGATGGCAAACCTGATGACCGGGACGCTAGCCCCTAACCTCCAAGCGTGGGGATTCACCGTCGATTGGCGGACCGTGGCGACGTGGGGCTCCTGCATCACCGCTGCTATCGCCGTAGTTAAGGCAGTAGCCGACTGTGCGATCAAGTGCGGCAAGGCGGCGGGTATCGTCACCATCGATGTTGCTACTTCGCCCTTGGACCTCATCCCTGCTCTTGGCGAGGTCTTGGTCGTCATCGAAGCCTGGGCCACTGTTGCAGCAACCGTCGAATGTAGCGTTGCGCTGATTGCCCTTGCCAAAGAAGTCTCTGGGGTACTCACACTCTTGGCAGGTATCCTAGCTCTTCTACAGTCGAGTGAACGCTCTCAAGAAACCAAAAATCAGATCAACCAAGCCCAACAGAAGATCCAACAACTACAACAACAAAGCCAACAACAACAACAACAGATCCAACAACTTCAGAAACAGCAGCAGCACCCCCAGCATCCATGA